The Acidimicrobiia bacterium sequence CCGGCGTGGCCTCCATCGACAGACCACCGGTGGCACGGGCCACTCGTTCGGCCTCAAGTCGCCGCTGCTCGGCCTGATATTCGTTGTAGAGCCGGGCACATTCGGTGTCGAGGTCGAAGTAGGCCATCTGGGCAGCCTGCAGGGCCTGGTTGGTCTCCAGGGCGAGCTGTTCCAGCTCGGCTCGCAGGTCATCGAGCTGATCGTTGCGAGCCTGCAACTCGTCATTCAGTGCAAGAAGATCCTGAATTTGGCTTTCCAATTCGACCGCGGTGTCAAAACTGCGCTCGCTCAGGCCGGAAAGCATTTGACGGCCAGTCAAGAAGTCTGTGATGGACTGAGAACCAAGTAGCGATGACCCTTGCGTGGCCGAACCGGTCATGTAGAGCTTTACGGCCTGATCATTGACAACCTGGCGAAGACCCGACACGGCATCGGACTTATCTGCTGCTTCGGCCCGCAGCCCGAAGGTTTCCAGGGATTGTTGCTCAAGCTGATTGTTGATCTCAACGTATCGCCTGACCGCCACATCGAGCCGGGACGCTCCGTCCTCAACGACGGTCAAGGCGTGTTTTGAAGCCGCACAAGCTTCATCAACCGCTTGACGGTCAATCGAAATGGCTGGGGTGGGATCCCAGGCCGTCAGCCCGAGCACCAACGACAGCACCAGAAAAACTGATGTAGAGATTCGCACGCTCAATAGGCTAAACCCGCACCCCGACACAAAGATGGTTTTCGCGACCATTAGGCTGGCGAGTGGTGAAGACACTTATGTTTGTGGCCCTCGGTGGAGCCGTCGGCTCGGCCGGACGATACGCCATTGGAAGCTGGATGAAGGATCTCCCGGGAATCCATTGGGGAACGTTCTTCGTCAACATAACCGGTGCGTTCATCCTCGGGCTTGTGGCGTCGCTCGCCTCCAATCACCCGGAATGGGACATAGCCGCTCGCACCGGCCTAACGGTCGGGGTACTGGGTGGGTTTACGACCTTCAGCACCTGGACCGTTGAGTCGGTGGAGCTGGTTAGTCGCGGTGAGATGGCCCTCGGATTGACGAACCTGTTTGGATCATTGCTCGCCGGTGTCGCGGCTGCCGCAGCCGGATTGGCCCTCGGACGCCTCTTCTGGACGGGCTAGCACCTCTGGCCGGGGCGGCTATGCGGCCGTAACCAACAAGAAGATCGGCAGCATGATCCCGGCGGCCAGTACGGCCCCATCGAGGTCACCAAGAATCCCGGGCGGACGGTCGATCACGTACGGCTCACCGGTTCGGCACAGTCCGCCAAAACCCTTCCCGGCCAACAGCGCCAAAGCAACGGCTACCCCGACGAGGACGAACTCAACGATCGGTAGACCCCAGAGACTGGCGGCAATGACACCGGCGATGATGGCGCCAAGCGACCCAACGATGCTGGGGTCAAGGATCGCTACCCGGAAGGCAACGACCGTCGCAACCGCAGCCACGATCACCTGCACGAGGAACACTCCGAGAACGGTCGGCCCTCCAACCAATCGGGCAGCCATCATGGAGGCGGCCGCCAAGGCCGCCATCGTCGTCATCACGGTCGTGCTCGCCACCGCCGACAAATGGCGGGCCTCCTCAACGGCGACCGACCAAACGAGCGAGACGATCAACGAGACGACCATCACCAACCCGAACGCCTCAAAGCCCCTGGTATCACCGGGCGAGGCCACCACGAAGGCGGTCCCTGCCATGATCCCGATGAGAACCGGCGGAAGCTGCATAGCCATCCCACCCGAGTTGGTTTGCCGGACGATGTCGACCGCCCAGAGGCTCAGTACGAGGACCACCGCTGCCGCAAACCAGGCAACGGACAGATAGGCGTTGGCGACAGATATGAGAATGGCCGATCCGACGACGCCCACCGGAGCCAGCATGGGATTGTCGAGGATCGTGGCCGCACCGCCAGACACCGGTGGGATCACAGCTACCTCGTCGCCAGGCTTCACAGCCTCCGCGGCCGTCGCCGGCTCACCGTTGACCCAGACTTTGGCGGTGTCCAGGGCCGCCACGAAGGAAGGACCATAGGTCGACCCGGCCTGGGTCAAGAGGTCACCGACCGTATCCGCGTCGATGTCGACGCTTCCGGTCCCGGCCAGTTCTCTCAGATTGGCGAAGAGACGAAGACGTGCCACCCGCACAGGCTAATGCACGGCGGGTGACGCGCCGAATGTCTACTCGTCTGTGGTAACCGGGATCGGTGGCACCAACTCCACCGGAGGCTGCGGGTCCTGGTTCGTTTCAGTGCGGTTCAGACCAGACAGAATATTGACGCCGGTGGCGTTCTCGATCTGTTCTGTGATCTTGATCACCGAAGCCGGCAACTGCGATAACAATCCAGGGATTCCCTGACCGGAGCCGTTGCTCCCACCGTCAATGACCGACACCTTGTCGATCGACACGTTGTTGACGGTATCGACGATCTTGGCAACCAGGTCGGGAAGCATGTTGAGGACAAAGATTCGCTCAGCATCGACGCCGGCCGCCTTGTACTGCGTGACCAGTCGGTTGAACACTTCAATCTGAGCAGTACCGTCTTCGATAATCGAGGCCGCGTTACCTTTGGCTTCGAGTTCCGACGCTTCTTTCTTGGCTCTGGCCGGGGTGATGACGTCAGCTTCGAGCCGACGCCTCTGGAGTTCGATGCGGGCCTGCTCAAGTTCTTGCTCGGCGATGGCCCGGGCTTTTTCGCCGGCGACCAGCGCTTGCTGCTCCTTGACGACTGCTTCGGCTTCCAAGTCGGCCGTTCGCATACGAAGTTCGTTGCGCTGCACGATGATGGCCTCATCGGCCTGCAGTCCAGCCATTTCGGCACGCCGGCGGGACTCGGCTTCTTGCTCTTCTGCCTCGGCGCGTTGCGCGGCTTCCGAAACCCGGGCTTCTTTGAGGACCTGGGCCGTCTGCCGGCGACCGACGGACTCCAGATACCCGACCTCATCGGTGACATTCTGAATCTTGAGAACATCGAGTTCGAGGCCGAGCGTCCGCATGTCGTCGTCCGCCTCGTCGATCAAGGTCGTCGCAAACTTCAATCGATCCTCATTGACCTCTTCAGGCGTCAAGGTCGCCAGTACGCCACGCAGGTTCGCTTCGAGTGTTTCTTTGGCGATCTTGGCCACGGCTTCTATCGGCCGCCCGAGAAAGCGCTCGATGGCATTGTCGAGGATCCCTTCCTTTGAGGAGATCTTGACGTTGGCTACACCCTGGACGTTGAGCGGAATTGTTCCTTTGCAATAGGCATTGCTCACTGAAACATCGATCGCGATGGTGGAAAGATCCATCCAGTCGACCTTCTCGATGATGGGCCGTCTGACTTTTCTACCTCCGACAACCACCTTGTAGCCCTGACGGGCCCCACCTCCGGAGCCGGAAAACACCGCCACCCGGTTGGGCGGAACGACGACGACGAGGCTCGAAATTACGGCCGCGATGATTATGAAACCAACAACAACCAGCCCTGCACTAATGACCCATGGCAACATGGTATTTCACCTTTCTCTATGCGATCTATTCGTTGGCGAGCGAATCGAGGCGCGCAATAAGCGCCGTACCTGACTCATCAACTTCGACGACCACTACCTGGTCGCCTACTGAAAGCTCTCCGCCCTTGTTGCTGAACAACTGGGCAGTCATCTGCGTCGGCTTGCCCGATACCAACAGGGTCACTTTGCCGCGCTGGTCGATGGCCACCGGCACGGTAACCCGGGCCGCCTGGCCCTGAAGGTCGACGCGCCGTACCTCCGAATTTGTCTCGTTTCCTTTGATCCAGGCCATGGCGAATGACGACGCAAATGAAAACCCGAGACCACCGACGATCGCCATGATGAGGTGAATCGGGAACGCCAGTCCAGACCACCACCCCACCAGTCCGGCGGTGCCGAAGCCAGCCAGGGCAAACAGGACAGACCGTACCGAGAGCATGCCCGAGAAGGCTGCTCCCACCACCCCACCGGCACCTGAGACGTCCAGACCGGTCTCCAGATCGGTATCAACATCCAGGTCAACATCCACGTCCAAGTCAACATCCAGGTCGAGGTCAAGATCAAGGTCAAGATCCGTGTCGAAGTCGAAATCTGTGTCGCCCCCAAGGAACGCCATCATGAGTACGAGCGGAATACCCACGATCGCACAGAACAGGTACAAGCCGAACACAGTTCTTCTCCTTTCGATATCAACTGCCAGGGTCGGCCTTCGGTTCCTTTTTTCGACCCGACACCGCCACCCACAGGGCATCTCCGATCCACACGAACACCGCCGCCACCAGCGGAGACAAGAGGAGGACCGCCACCAGCGGGCCCCGGCCAAGATCGCCGATTCGGCCGAGCGGCCACACGGTGGCCACGACGGCCGCGATGAGCATCGGCAACCCTCTGGCGGCAATCCGACCCGGCCGGTTGGCCGGTATGGCACTCCCCCACCCGGCGGCCAGACCGGCGGCGGCGAATCCAGATGCTCCCACGCCGAGCAATGCAGCTCCGATCGCAACGCCCACAACGGTGCCGGCGACCGTCCGAGGGAACGATCGAGACTCAGTCGATCCATAGGCAGCACCGGCGACGGCAACTCCGACGGTGACCGGACCGGCGATCCAGAGACCGTAACGGATCACTTCGCCTGCCGATCCACCAATGGCCAGTTCCCGTTTGAAGACCCACACCCCCGATGCGACGATAAGTGCCAGCAGCCCGACCAAACCCACCAATAGAGCGGCAAAAAACGCCGCTACATACGCCCATACCAGCGCTGGCCGCAGCGCTTTAATGACTGTTCGGTGGTTGATAGGTCGGAAGAAGAGCTGCCTATCGGTCATTCACTCACAAACGATCTCGGAAAAAGTCGATCGTCCGTTGCCAGGCAACAAGGGAAGCTGCCTCGTCATAGACCTCCGGGCGATCGTCGTTGAAGAATGCATGGTCGGTTCCCTCATAGAAGTGGAACTTGACATCCTTGCCAAGACCAATGAGATGCTGTTCCAGATTACGGGCGCCCTCCTGGGTTGCCCAGCCGTCGTTTTCGGCATAGTGGCCCAGATAGCCGGCATTCGAGGCGGCGTATTCGGGTTGCATCGAGTCCCAGGGAATTGCTCCGTAGAACGGAACACACGCAACGACCTCCGGTTTGAGCGTCGAGAGCCAAAGCACCAGGCCACCACCCATACAAAAACCAACCGCCCCGATCCGATCGCTCGTCGTGGAATCGTGCCCAACCAGGAAGTCAACCGCTCCCATCATGTGGGTAGCGGCCCTTTCGAGTTCCATGTTCATCATGATCTTCCCGGCTTCATCCGGTTCGGTTGTCTCCTGGCCGTCGTAGAGGTCGGGGGCCAGGGCCACAAACCCGGCGGCCGCGAATCGGTCGGCGACATCCTTGATGTGCGGGACCAGGCCCCACCATTCCTGGATGACAACCACCCCGGGCCCCAAACCGCTTGGCGGAACCGCCAGGTACCCACTCGCCTTCGACCCATTCGACGCAAACTCAACCATCTGACCCATGGCCACCTCCTCCTGACCCAGCCTAGGTGACCGGTTCTTGCGACGACCGGTCACGGAAGCGAATTGGCAAAAGCCCGAACGTTGAGATCCCGTTCATCGACGCGACCGTCGGCGTTTACATTCCTGACACAATCCACAACCAGAGTTCTCCCAAGCACAGTCCTCCTCCGGCCTGCGTTGACGATGGGGTTCGCTTCTGGCGGACCCCATCGTTTATGTGGCGCACGCTCCAAATAGCTCAGGGACCGAACAGATCAAGGGTCACGGCCTTAACCAGACCGGCATCATCAACGAAGAAGTCGACTGTCCACCATTCAAGGCAACTCGTTGCCGTAGTGGGCTGAATGCTCACCCGCCGATACCCTTCGAATCCTTGCGGGGCCGGAACCGGCGGACCGGCACACCGAGCATGGGAGCCGATCGTTATCTCGATCGGCCGCTTGGCGACGTCGAGAATCGAGAAGGGCCCGGCGTAACCGTCGTATTCCGACTCGTCGATGACCCAGGTAGCCGGATCAGCGAGTTCATTACGGCCGAAAGACGCCGCGACCACATCGCTCAGACCGAGGATGACCTCATCACCAAACGAAATGGCCGCCACCGTATCGGCGGATGGATTCTCGACCAAAGACATGAACCCCTCAGCGAGTGCGGAGTCGGCAGCTGTCGGCACCACACTGTTAGCGGGATCGTCAAGGACCAGTCGGTCGCCATCGAATTGCGCATCTATCACGAACGGAAGGTCCGTCCATCGAATGCCTTGCGCCTCCCTCAACTCGGGATCGAGCGAACCGGGATTGGCAATGACAACCCATGCCCCGCCGCATTGAGGCGGGAACGATTCCATCAGCAATTCACAAAGCCGGGTACTGGCCCCGTCGTCGAGGAGGAACCCACTCACACGGACCAAGCGAGCCCCTTCTCCGTCAAACAGGGAAGACACTTGGACCGCGCTGTCAATCATCGTGCTTGATGTCACCGCGGTCACAGTGGGGGCGGTCGCAGTCGATGTCGAAGGAGGTGCGGCATCGTCCGACAGCCACGGTGCGTCGTCGACCCGAACCCTGAACTCGACCACCCGCTCGGGCACCGGGGGATCGTCGAACGGCCGAAAGTACTCCATCCGCAGGACCTCGGCTCCGAACCCCACCCCTTTGAACACGAATACTTCGGTGCCGGCCGCTCCGACAAGATCCGCATCAGCACCTTCAAAGCTGTGGCTCACCAACTCCAGGATGCCCGGATCGGGTTCCCCGGTGACTTCCCACGAATACCCCGTACTCGGGTTTGACTCGAGGACCACCTGAAACTGGTCTCCCGACCCGACTCGAACTTCCGAACCGCTGTCGGCGGCCGTGAAGCTTAAGGTATTCACATCGTCACCGCAGCCAGACAGCACCAACACCTGCGCCAAAACACATAGGACAAGACGTTTCATCTCAAAAGCATCGCCCTCGGCCACTCAGGCCGCCACGTACCAAAGTCACTTCGAGCCCGATGCCGGTAGGGTGCCAACTCATGTTTGCCACCTATATCCGACAAACCGCCCAGAGCGCCGACGCCGCCTCTGACGCCTATCGCAGGGATAGACCAGGCGACGCCAACCGGCTCATGGTGGTCGTCGCCATCACTTCTGCCCTGGCCCTCACCATCATCAACTTCTTCGCCAAAGACCCGACCTGGGTTCCCGGCTTCCTGGCGAGTTTCGGGTTGAATTCGGAACCCGCCTGGCGT is a genomic window containing:
- a CDS encoding dienelactone hydrolase family protein; amino-acid sequence: MGQMVEFASNGSKASGYLAVPPSGLGPGVVVIQEWWGLVPHIKDVADRFAAAGFVALAPDLYDGQETTEPDEAGKIMMNMELERAATHMMGAVDFLVGHDSTTSDRIGAVGFCMGGGLVLWLSTLKPEVVACVPFYGAIPWDSMQPEYAASNAGYLGHYAENDGWATQEGARNLEQHLIGLGKDVKFHFYEGTDHAFFNDDRPEVYDEAASLVAWQRTIDFFRDRL
- a CDS encoding CrcB family protein — its product is MKTLMFVALGGAVGSAGRYAIGSWMKDLPGIHWGTFFVNITGAFILGLVASLASNHPEWDIAARTGLTVGVLGGFTTFSTWTVESVELVSRGEMALGLTNLFGSLLAGVAAAAAGLALGRLFWTG
- a CDS encoding MoaD/ThiS family protein, coding for MARLRLFANLRELAGTGSVDIDADTVGDLLTQAGSTYGPSFVAALDTAKVWVNGEPATAAEAVKPGDEVAVIPPVSGGAATILDNPMLAPVGVVGSAILISVANAYLSVAWFAAAVVLVLSLWAVDIVRQTNSGGMAMQLPPVLIGIMAGTAFVVASPGDTRGFEAFGLVMVVSLIVSLVWSVAVEEARHLSAVASTTVMTTMAALAAASMMAARLVGGPTVLGVFLVQVIVAAVATVVAFRVAILDPSIVGSLGAIIAGVIAASLWGLPIVEFVLVGVAVALALLAGKGFGGLCRTGEPYVIDRPPGILGDLDGAVLAAGIMLPIFLLVTAA
- a CDS encoding protease inhibitor I42 family protein, encoding MKRLVLCVLAQVLVLSGCGDDVNTLSFTAADSGSEVRVGSGDQFQVVLESNPSTGYSWEVTGEPDPGILELVSHSFEGADADLVGAAGTEVFVFKGVGFGAEVLRMEYFRPFDDPPVPERVVEFRVRVDDAPWLSDDAAPPSTSTATAPTVTAVTSSTMIDSAVQVSSLFDGEGARLVRVSGFLLDDGASTRLCELLMESFPPQCGGAWVVIANPGSLDPELREAQGIRWTDLPFVIDAQFDGDRLVLDDPANSVVPTAADSALAEGFMSLVENPSADTVAAISFGDEVILGLSDVVAASFGRNELADPATWVIDESEYDGYAGPFSILDVAKRPIEITIGSHARCAGPPVPAPQGFEGYRRVSIQPTTATSCLEWWTVDFFVDDAGLVKAVTLDLFGP
- a CDS encoding flotillin family protein; the protein is MLPWVISAGLVVVGFIIIAAVISSLVVVVPPNRVAVFSGSGGGARQGYKVVVGGRKVRRPIIEKVDWMDLSTIAIDVSVSNAYCKGTIPLNVQGVANVKISSKEGILDNAIERFLGRPIEAVAKIAKETLEANLRGVLATLTPEEVNEDRLKFATTLIDEADDDMRTLGLELDVLKIQNVTDEVGYLESVGRRQTAQVLKEARVSEAAQRAEAEEQEAESRRRAEMAGLQADEAIIVQRNELRMRTADLEAEAVVKEQQALVAGEKARAIAEQELEQARIELQRRRLEADVITPARAKKEASELEAKGNAASIIEDGTAQIEVFNRLVTQYKAAGVDAERIFVLNMLPDLVAKIVDTVNNVSIDKVSVIDGGSNGSGQGIPGLLSQLPASVIKITEQIENATGVNILSGLNRTETNQDPQPPVELVPPIPVTTDE
- a CDS encoding peptidoglycan DD-metalloendopeptidase family protein translates to MRISTSVFLVLSLVLGLTAWDPTPAISIDRQAVDEACAASKHALTVVEDGASRLDVAVRRYVEINNQLEQQSLETFGLRAEAADKSDAVSGLRQVVNDQAVKLYMTGSATQGSSLLGSQSITDFLTGRQMLSGLSERSFDTAVELESQIQDLLALNDELQARNDQLDDLRAELEQLALETNQALQAAQMAYFDLDTECARLYNEYQAEQRRLEAERVARATGGLSMEATPGFVCPVRQPFSFVNDWGFPRDGGARTHKGTDVFTPYGQEQYAVANGTIELLSGGLGGTAIWLVSDYGVRFYYAHMSGYAPGLTNGQTVAIGDLVGYTGNTGNARTTPPHLHFGIRASAGSWVNPYPTLARTCG